From a region of the Pontixanthobacter gangjinensis genome:
- the hrcA gene encoding heat-inducible transcriptional repressor HrcA: MAVIPLTDLTERAREIFRLVVEGYLADGLPVGSKILASDERVNLSPASIRTVLADLEGQGLLAAPHTSAGRMPTEIGLRLFVDGMMQVAEPTREERATIEQRLSDGGPIEQALEATSSLLSDISGAAGMVMVPSREPRLRQLSLVSLSPDRALAVLVGEDGQIENRVVELSEPSTASALEQASNYITARLAGKTLAEAVRVVQLEVASGRSELDNASKTLVERGLAVWSEDAAKRPVLIVRGQANLLDEAALGDIERVRSLLDDLENKQSVAGLLENARQAEATRIFIGAENRLFALSGSSVIASPYRDREGKVVGVLGVIGPTRLNYARVVPMVDFTARSLGKLIG, encoded by the coding sequence ATGGCGGTAATCCCACTCACTGATCTGACAGAGCGCGCACGCGAGATATTTCGCCTGGTTGTAGAAGGCTATCTGGCTGATGGATTGCCGGTAGGTTCTAAGATTCTGGCGAGTGACGAACGGGTCAATTTGTCGCCAGCTTCCATCCGCACGGTACTGGCGGATCTTGAAGGGCAGGGCTTGCTTGCTGCGCCGCATACAAGCGCGGGGCGGATGCCGACGGAGATCGGTTTGCGGCTGTTTGTCGACGGCATGATGCAAGTGGCTGAGCCGACCAGGGAAGAGCGCGCAACAATCGAGCAGCGTCTGTCTGATGGTGGGCCGATTGAACAAGCACTCGAGGCAACAAGTTCGCTACTGTCGGACATATCGGGCGCAGCGGGCATGGTCATGGTACCTAGCCGAGAGCCGCGCTTGCGCCAGCTTAGCCTCGTCTCGTTATCACCCGACCGCGCACTTGCGGTGCTCGTTGGTGAAGACGGCCAGATAGAAAACCGCGTGGTTGAACTCAGCGAGCCTTCGACAGCATCGGCGCTCGAACAGGCGAGCAATTACATCACTGCGCGGCTGGCGGGCAAAACTCTGGCTGAAGCGGTTCGCGTGGTTCAGTTGGAAGTAGCATCCGGACGTTCGGAGCTAGACAACGCGAGCAAAACTTTGGTCGAACGCGGCCTTGCAGTTTGGAGCGAAGACGCAGCCAAACGCCCAGTTCTGATAGTGCGCGGGCAAGCTAATTTGCTCGATGAAGCGGCACTGGGCGATATCGAGCGGGTCCGGTCGTTGCTTGATGATCTGGAAAACAAGCAATCTGTCGCCGGATTACTTGAGAATGCGCGACAGGCCGAGGCTACCCGCATATTCATTGGCGCAGAGAACCGCCTGTTTGCGCTATCCGGATCTTCGGTCATCGCATCCCCCTATCGTGACCGCGAAGGAAAAGTAGTCGGAGTTTTAGGCGTGATTGGTCCAACGCGGTTGAATTACGCGCGGGTCGTCCCCATGGTTGATTTCACAGCCCGTTCGTTGGGGAAACTCATCGGATAA
- a CDS encoding tyrosine recombinase XerC: MTKADLLEAWRGYLTTGRRRSPHTVRAYLAAANLLIERNTLNSWGDAAQLDAGELRRHLADRRADGLSNSSAARELSAVKAFIKYAREQSGMPESAAPRLRGPRIKKGLPRPVTPDEASNLAETVASDAAQDWVGARDRAVLLLLYGAGLRIAEALSVKCAVLPLGDTLQVTGKGGKQRVVPIIPVIKDAVEAYIALNPWPMDSDNPLFRGARGGALGQGMVQKAMARARIALGLPATATPHALRHSFATHLLSAGADLRSLQELLGHASLGSTQIYTKVDAATLLDTYRSAHPREKD; the protein is encoded by the coding sequence ATGACCAAAGCCGATTTGCTCGAAGCTTGGCGAGGCTATCTGACTACAGGGCGAAGGCGTTCCCCGCACACAGTCCGCGCCTATTTGGCTGCCGCCAATTTGTTGATCGAGCGAAACACACTGAATTCATGGGGGGATGCCGCACAGCTTGATGCGGGCGAATTGCGCCGTCATTTGGCGGATCGCCGCGCCGATGGTTTGAGCAACTCTTCTGCCGCACGCGAACTATCAGCCGTCAAAGCGTTCATCAAATATGCCCGTGAACAATCTGGCATGCCCGAAAGCGCCGCGCCCCGATTGCGCGGCCCGCGCATCAAGAAAGGCCTGCCCCGCCCCGTCACGCCCGATGAAGCGAGCAATCTTGCCGAAACAGTTGCAAGCGATGCAGCGCAGGATTGGGTCGGTGCGCGGGACCGGGCGGTGTTGTTGCTGCTCTATGGTGCGGGCTTGCGTATCGCAGAGGCGCTTTCGGTAAAATGCGCGGTATTACCGCTCGGCGACACGCTGCAAGTCACTGGCAAGGGCGGAAAGCAGCGCGTGGTTCCGATCATCCCGGTTATTAAAGATGCCGTAGAAGCCTACATCGCTCTCAATCCGTGGCCAATGGATAGCGATAATCCCTTATTTCGAGGTGCAAGGGGAGGCGCGCTGGGTCAAGGTATGGTGCAAAAAGCAATGGCCCGTGCCCGGATCGCACTCGGCCTGCCAGCCACAGCCACACCGCACGCCTTGCGCCACAGCTTCGCAACACATTTGCTTAGTGCCGGGGCAGATTTGCGGAGCCTGCAAGAATTGCTTGGCCATGCGAGCCTTGGCAGTACGCAAATTTATACCAAAGTGGATGCGGCCACACTGCTAGACACTTATCGCAGCGCCCATCCGCGAGAAAAGGATTAG
- a CDS encoding YraN family protein: MKRQIAEQSGRDGELRAAMWLRMKGWSVLAQRVRTPRGEIDLIVKRGGIVAFVEVKWRKRQEDLDHAIDEYRLSRVAAAVECVAHKYATDGEDIRIDVILLAPGGFPRHIVNAWQP; this comes from the coding sequence ATGAAGCGCCAGATTGCCGAGCAAAGTGGGCGCGACGGGGAGCTGCGAGCAGCGATGTGGCTGCGAATGAAAGGATGGTCCGTGCTGGCCCAGCGGGTCAGAACTCCTCGCGGAGAAATTGATCTTATCGTGAAACGAGGCGGCATCGTCGCATTTGTCGAGGTCAAATGGCGCAAACGCCAAGAAGATCTGGATCATGCAATTGATGAATACCGGCTCAGCCGCGTGGCGGCGGCGGTAGAATGCGTGGCACATAAATATGCTACAGATGGCGAAGATATCAGGATTGACGTCATCCTGCTTGCGCCCGGCGGGTTCCCTCGCCACATCGTCAATGCATGGCAGCCGTGA
- the gshB gene encoding glutathione synthase produces the protein MALRVAVQMDPMESINIAGDSSFALMLSAQARGMQVWHFDVRSLSYETGGEAAGKLTAHAAPVTVRPVVGDHYTMGDRRRIDLAKDIDVILMRQDPPFHLGYISAALMLDRLKGQTLVTNDPREVINAPEKMFVLDYARFMPPTLIARELADVRAFQEQHGSVVVKPLHGNGGKAIFRLDEDKTNTTALFELFNQTWPEPHMVQPFLPEVAEGDKRIVLIDGEFAGAINRKPGEGEFRSNLAQGGYAEAADLTAREEEICAAMGPELKKRGLVFVGIDVIGGKWLTEINVTSPTGIVAIDTFNGTDTPARIWDAIEARL, from the coding sequence ATGGCTTTGCGCGTAGCGGTCCAGATGGACCCGATGGAATCGATCAATATTGCGGGCGACAGTTCCTTTGCCCTTATGTTGTCTGCACAGGCCCGCGGGATGCAGGTTTGGCACTTTGATGTGCGCTCGCTATCCTACGAAACCGGCGGCGAGGCGGCGGGAAAACTGACCGCGCATGCTGCTCCCGTAACAGTGCGGCCTGTTGTGGGTGACCATTACACGATGGGCGATCGCCGCAGAATTGACCTTGCCAAAGACATTGATGTGATCTTGATGCGGCAAGATCCTCCGTTTCACCTTGGCTATATCAGTGCTGCACTCATGCTGGACCGGCTGAAGGGGCAAACGCTCGTCACCAATGATCCGCGGGAAGTTATCAATGCACCGGAAAAGATGTTCGTGCTGGATTATGCGCGGTTTATGCCGCCAACATTGATTGCGCGGGAATTGGCCGATGTACGCGCTTTTCAGGAACAACATGGCAGCGTTGTGGTGAAGCCACTTCATGGCAATGGCGGAAAGGCAATCTTTAGGTTGGACGAGGACAAGACCAACACCACGGCTTTATTCGAATTGTTCAATCAGACGTGGCCCGAACCCCACATGGTGCAACCGTTCCTGCCAGAAGTTGCTGAAGGCGATAAGCGTATCGTCCTAATCGACGGAGAGTTTGCTGGCGCTATAAACCGGAAGCCCGGTGAGGGTGAATTCAGGTCCAATCTGGCACAAGGCGGTTATGCAGAAGCAGCCGATTTGACCGCTCGCGAGGAAGAAATTTGCGCAGCTATGGGGCCTGAACTCAAGAAACGTGGATTGGTGTTTGTCGGAATCGATGTAATCGGCGGTAAATGGCTGACCGAAATCAACGTCACCTCGCCAACAGGTATCGTGGCAATCGACACTTTCAACGGCACCGACACTCCAGCAAGAATCTGGGACGCAATCGAGGCTCGGCTCTAA
- the hemW gene encoding radical SAM family heme chaperone HemW, whose protein sequence is MARALYIHWPFCLKKCPYCDFNSHVRSGVDHAAWQAALIADMEHEAQLAGGEPLGSIFFGGGTPSLMPPALVGALLERAEQLWGFAPGIEITLEANPSSVEASKFGDLALAGINRVSLGLQSLDDSQLKFLGRLHNAAEGVAALDVAQKHFARVSFDLIYARPKQTEAEWRAELARALSFGTDHLSLYQLTIEPNTRFATDVRLGAFSPMDNDPAADLFEVTREMTAAAGLPAYEISNHARPGQESRHNLTYWRYQDYCGIGPGAHGRRGSKATLRHKKPENWIAAVVETGDGLKEEATLSPAERASEALLMGLRLAEGVSLAAIGQRFKTAPAELLNQEKVKLMTDLGFVWTEDDQFGVTSKGMPLLDALLGELVSEDLVMA, encoded by the coding sequence ATGGCGCGCGCATTGTATATTCACTGGCCCTTCTGCTTGAAGAAATGCCCCTATTGTGACTTCAACAGCCATGTACGGTCTGGTGTCGATCACGCCGCTTGGCAAGCAGCTCTGATCGCTGACATGGAGCATGAGGCACAACTGGCTGGTGGCGAGCCGCTCGGGTCCATCTTCTTCGGCGGCGGCACTCCATCGCTGATGCCACCCGCCCTCGTCGGTGCATTGCTGGAGCGGGCAGAGCAATTGTGGGGCTTTGCGCCAGGAATAGAAATCACCTTGGAAGCAAACCCTTCTTCGGTTGAAGCATCGAAGTTTGGCGATCTGGCACTGGCAGGAATCAACCGCGTTTCTCTTGGCCTACAATCGCTGGATGACAGCCAGCTTAAATTCCTGGGCCGCTTGCACAATGCCGCCGAAGGGGTCGCTGCCTTAGATGTGGCCCAAAAGCATTTCGCAAGAGTCAGCTTCGATTTAATTTACGCGAGACCGAAGCAAACAGAAGCCGAATGGCGCGCAGAATTGGCACGCGCACTATCCTTCGGCACAGACCATCTTTCGCTCTATCAACTGACTATAGAGCCTAATACGCGCTTCGCGACAGATGTAAGGCTTGGCGCGTTTTCGCCGATGGACAATGACCCCGCAGCAGATTTGTTCGAAGTAACCCGCGAGATGACCGCAGCGGCGGGGCTACCTGCCTACGAAATCAGCAACCATGCCCGCCCCGGTCAGGAGAGCCGCCATAATCTGACCTATTGGCGCTATCAGGATTACTGCGGGATTGGCCCCGGTGCGCATGGTCGGCGGGGTTCGAAAGCCACACTTCGGCATAAGAAGCCGGAGAACTGGATCGCAGCAGTGGTTGAAACAGGCGATGGATTGAAGGAGGAAGCGACGCTTTCCCCCGCCGAGCGCGCGTCCGAAGCGTTGTTGATGGGACTGAGATTGGCGGAGGGTGTTTCGCTTGCCGCTATTGGCCAGCGATTTAAAACTGCTCCAGCGGAATTGCTCAACCAAGAAAAAGTCAAACTGATGACCGACCTTGGTTTTGTCTGGACTGAGGATGACCAGTTCGGCGTAACTTCAAAAGGAATGCCGCTGCTCGATGCGCTGCTGGGGGAACTCGTCAGCGAAGATTTGGTCATGGCATGA
- the rsmI gene encoding 16S rRNA (cytidine(1402)-2'-O)-methyltransferase, whose product MISEPTLEALLPGLYIVATPIGNLGDITVRAADILRRCDAVACEDTRVTGKLTKHLGISTKLIRYNDHSGERERVRLVESMHSQAIALVSDAGTPLISDPGYRLVRDARDAGVAVTTLPGACAAIAGLTLSGLPNDRFLFAGFIPNKDKARREAFLDVAQVDATLIFYETGPRLVKSLEALSELLPDRMVSVAREITKLHEECRSGPAARLADHYTDYPAKGEIVLMVAPPAELETSDDDVDLLLKDALKTDKASQAAGKVAKATGRDRKQLYARAMEIRGE is encoded by the coding sequence GTGATTAGCGAACCAACCCTCGAAGCCTTATTACCGGGTCTCTATATCGTTGCCACCCCGATTGGCAATCTTGGCGACATAACGGTGCGGGCGGCAGATATCTTGCGCCGCTGTGATGCGGTTGCGTGCGAAGATACGCGGGTGACGGGCAAGCTCACCAAACATCTTGGCATTTCAACCAAGCTAATCAGATATAACGACCATAGCGGTGAGCGAGAGCGGGTGCGATTGGTTGAATCAATGCATAGTCAGGCCATTGCGCTGGTAAGCGATGCTGGCACCCCGCTAATTTCCGATCCCGGTTACAGGCTTGTTCGCGACGCGCGCGACGCGGGCGTGGCTGTCACCACGCTGCCGGGGGCGTGTGCCGCGATTGCCGGGCTGACGCTGTCCGGATTGCCCAACGACCGGTTTCTGTTCGCAGGCTTCATCCCAAACAAGGATAAGGCGCGCAGAGAGGCATTTCTGGATGTTGCGCAAGTCGATGCAACACTGATCTTCTACGAAACAGGTCCTAGACTGGTAAAATCGCTCGAAGCGTTGAGCGAATTGCTACCTGATCGAATGGTGTCTGTTGCACGCGAAATCACCAAACTGCACGAGGAATGCCGCAGCGGTCCTGCGGCCCGATTGGCGGACCATTACACCGACTATCCTGCCAAGGGAGAAATTGTCCTGATGGTTGCCCCTCCGGCGGAATTGGAAACAAGCGATGACGATGTCGATCTCTTGCTGAAAGATGCGTTGAAAACGGACAAAGCATCGCAAGCAGCAGGCAAAGTCGCCAAGGCAACCGGCCGCGACCGCAAGCAGCTTTACGCTAGGGCCATGGAAATCCGCGGCGAATGA
- the parE gene encoding DNA topoisomerase IV subunit B, producing MADDLFEGTPASSGDYDSSSIEVLEGLEPVRRRPGMYIGGIDDRALHHLAAEVIDNAMDEAVAGHATRIEVSLEEGNRLSVADNGRGIPVDEHPKFPGKSTLEVILSTLHSGGKFSGKAYATSGGLHGVGVSVVNALSSDTRVEVARDRQLYAQSFSKGLTLGPIEKLGPTPNRRGTTVSFTPDTEIFGDRQFKPHRLFKLARSKAYLFAGVEIRWKCAESLTSDDVPAEATFKFPGGLADHLAEQIGERECVTAQPFSGMQEFAVDDSGMSQGRVEWACAWPLYSDGSTSWYCNTVPTPDGGTHEQGLRAALTKGLRAFGELTGTKKAKDISADDVMTGGEVMLSVFIRDPSFQSQTKDRLTSPEATRLVENAMRDHFDHFLTDNMERGKALLGEVMERMDERLRRKQEREIKRKTATNAKKLRLPGKLTDCSGETDAETELFIVEGDSAGGSAKQARNRKTQAILPIRGKILNVASATLDKINANSEIADLSLAMGCGTRKNCDAENLRYDRIIIMTDADVDGAHIATLLMTFFFQEMADIVRKGHLFLAQPPLYRLTAGKESRYARDDAHRAELEATVFKGKNVEVGRFKGLGEMNPSQLRETTMDPSTRSLIRITLPAEFEQRAAVKELVDQLMGRNPEHRFNFIQNRAGEMDRDLIDA from the coding sequence ATGGCAGATGATCTTTTTGAAGGCACCCCCGCATCGAGCGGTGATTACGATTCCTCCTCGATCGAGGTGCTGGAAGGGCTTGAGCCTGTCCGTCGCAGACCAGGGATGTATATCGGCGGGATTGATGACCGCGCCCTGCACCATTTGGCGGCGGAAGTTATCGACAACGCGATGGACGAGGCGGTTGCTGGCCATGCCACCCGGATTGAAGTCTCGCTGGAAGAGGGAAACCGGCTTAGCGTTGCGGACAATGGCCGCGGTATTCCGGTCGATGAGCATCCTAAATTTCCAGGTAAATCGACACTCGAAGTAATCCTCTCCACGCTCCATTCGGGCGGCAAATTTTCTGGCAAGGCATATGCGACCAGCGGCGGCTTGCACGGTGTCGGCGTCAGCGTGGTCAACGCGCTTAGCAGCGACACCCGCGTAGAAGTTGCACGCGACCGGCAGCTCTATGCGCAAAGCTTCTCCAAGGGCCTGACGTTAGGCCCGATTGAGAAACTTGGCCCGACCCCCAACCGGCGCGGAACAACAGTCAGCTTTACCCCCGACACCGAAATATTCGGCGATCGACAGTTCAAACCGCACCGTTTGTTCAAATTGGCCCGGTCCAAAGCGTATCTGTTCGCAGGCGTCGAAATCCGCTGGAAATGCGCCGAGAGTCTGACCAGCGATGATGTGCCTGCCGAAGCCACATTCAAATTTCCCGGCGGTTTGGCAGACCATCTGGCCGAGCAAATCGGTGAACGTGAATGTGTAACAGCGCAGCCATTTTCCGGAATGCAGGAATTTGCAGTTGATGACAGCGGTATGTCGCAAGGCCGCGTGGAATGGGCCTGCGCCTGGCCGCTTTATTCCGATGGTTCAACCAGCTGGTATTGCAACACTGTACCTACGCCCGATGGCGGAACGCACGAACAAGGACTGCGCGCCGCGCTGACCAAGGGGCTACGTGCGTTTGGAGAATTGACCGGGACCAAGAAAGCCAAGGACATCTCCGCCGACGACGTGATGACGGGCGGAGAGGTTATGCTAAGTGTCTTCATCCGCGATCCGTCTTTCCAAAGCCAGACCAAGGACCGGCTGACTTCACCTGAGGCAACGCGTCTGGTCGAAAACGCCATGCGTGACCATTTCGACCACTTCCTGACTGACAATATGGAACGCGGAAAAGCTCTGCTTGGCGAAGTTATGGAGCGGATGGACGAGCGCCTGCGCCGCAAGCAAGAACGCGAGATCAAACGGAAAACTGCGACCAATGCGAAGAAGCTGCGCCTGCCCGGCAAGCTCACCGATTGTTCGGGGGAAACCGACGCGGAAACCGAATTGTTTATCGTCGAAGGCGATTCAGCAGGTGGTAGCGCGAAACAGGCTCGCAACCGCAAAACGCAGGCAATTCTGCCGATCCGCGGTAAAATCCTCAACGTCGCCAGCGCCACGCTCGACAAAATCAACGCCAATTCTGAGATCGCCGATCTGTCGCTCGCGATGGGCTGCGGTACGCGCAAAAATTGCGACGCCGAAAACCTGCGTTACGACCGGATTATCATCATGACCGATGCCGACGTCGACGGGGCGCATATTGCTACCTTGCTCATGACATTTTTCTTCCAGGAAATGGCCGATATTGTCCGCAAAGGTCATCTGTTCCTCGCCCAGCCTCCGCTCTACCGTCTGACAGCGGGAAAGGAGAGCCGCTATGCCCGCGATGATGCGCACAGAGCGGAATTGGAAGCTACCGTGTTCAAAGGCAAGAATGTCGAGGTCGGGCGATTTAAGGGCCTTGGCGAAATGAACCCGTCACAACTGCGCGAAACGACCATGGACCCAAGCACCCGCAGCTTGATCCGGATCACTCTGCCTGCAGAATTTGAACAGCGCGCAGCGGTGAAGGAACTGGTTGATCAGTTAATGGGCCGCAACCCAGAGCACCGGTTCAACTTCATCCAGAATCGCGCCGGTGAAATGGACCGTGATTTGATCGACGCATGA
- the rdgB gene encoding RdgB/HAM1 family non-canonical purine NTP pyrophosphatase translates to MTRHLGSGSLVIATHNAGKLKEISALLEPHGLKCLSAGSLGLPEPAETGTTFVENALIKARAAAEASGIVSLADDSGLSVAALDGRPGVYTADWAERQWFEGKPGRDWYMAMGKVEGMLAEQGPDVSRAAWFSCVLAIAWPDGESAVYEGRIDGSLTWPPRGKLGFGYDPVFIPVGKDQTFAELDPAEKHAMSHRADAFAKLVAEQFGR, encoded by the coding sequence ATGACCAGACATCTAGGTTCCGGATCGCTTGTTATCGCGACGCATAATGCAGGTAAGTTGAAAGAAATTTCGGCTTTGCTGGAGCCGCATGGTCTTAAATGCCTTTCAGCAGGTTCTCTGGGACTTCCAGAGCCTGCTGAAACCGGCACCACATTTGTCGAGAACGCACTGATCAAAGCGCGCGCTGCGGCCGAAGCTTCCGGCATTGTTTCGCTAGCCGATGACAGCGGCCTGTCCGTTGCTGCCCTTGATGGTCGTCCTGGGGTTTACACCGCCGACTGGGCCGAGCGGCAATGGTTTGAGGGTAAGCCAGGACGCGATTGGTATATGGCGATGGGTAAAGTTGAGGGAATGCTGGCAGAGCAAGGCCCCGATGTGTCGCGCGCCGCATGGTTTTCTTGCGTGCTCGCAATCGCATGGCCCGATGGCGAAAGTGCTGTCTATGAGGGGCGGATCGATGGTTCGCTCACTTGGCCGCCGCGAGGCAAGCTTGGCTTCGGCTATGACCCCGTCTTTATTCCGGTAGGTAAAGATCAGACTTTCGCCGAACTCGATCCGGCTGAAAAACACGCGATGAGCCACCGCGCCGATGCCTTTGCAAAGCTGGTCGCCGAGCAATTCGGCCGCTAA
- the rph gene encoding ribonuclease PH, whose translation MRPSGRAPDEMRVITIETGFTKHAEGSCLISFGDTRVLCTASVEERIPPWLRGKGEGWVTGEYSMLPRATHTRGSREAARGKQSGRTQEIQRLIGRSLRAVVDMKKLGERQITLDCDVIQADGGTRTASISGAWIALRLAVNSLMASGDIKHDPITGQVAAISCGIYKGTPVLDLDYPEDSDADADANFVLLEGGNIAEVQATAEGATYDEEALLRLLRLARMGCDGIFSAQLDATK comes from the coding sequence ATGAGACCTTCCGGCCGTGCGCCTGATGAAATGCGCGTTATAACAATCGAAACCGGCTTTACCAAACATGCGGAGGGTTCGTGCCTGATCAGTTTCGGTGATACAAGGGTGCTTTGCACTGCCAGTGTTGAAGAGCGGATTCCGCCATGGCTTCGCGGCAAGGGTGAAGGCTGGGTCACCGGGGAATATTCGATGCTTCCACGCGCCACACACACCCGCGGCAGCCGTGAAGCAGCACGCGGCAAGCAAAGCGGGCGGACGCAGGAAATTCAGCGTCTTATCGGGCGTAGCTTGCGCGCGGTTGTTGACATGAAGAAGCTCGGCGAGCGTCAGATCACGCTCGATTGCGACGTAATACAGGCCGATGGCGGAACGCGTACGGCTTCTATTTCGGGCGCTTGGATTGCGCTGCGTCTCGCGGTCAATAGCCTGATGGCATCGGGCGACATCAAACACGATCCGATAACTGGCCAGGTTGCGGCAATCAGCTGCGGTATCTACAAGGGCACTCCGGTCCTTGATCTCGATTATCCCGAAGATAGCGACGCCGATGCCGATGCGAATTTTGTGTTGCTCGAAGGCGGCAATATCGCAGAAGTTCAGGCAACCGCAGAAGGCGCAACATACGACGAGGAAGCACTGCTTCGCTTGCTGCGTCTGGCGCGCATGGGCTGTGACGGCATTTTTTCAGCACAGCTCGACGCCACCAAATAG
- a CDS encoding penicillin-binding protein activator, with protein sequence MNRIKLTSMKLDRRKLFVAGATILLAGCKVIPGGPVATTTGPVATPTPEPSATALPTDETRHRIALLVPLSGDNGAVGNSIANATTMAILDTNASNLRITTYDTAGGARSAARKAIAEGNKLILGPLMANNVPNVLAEARPANVPLISFSNDTSVAGPDVFVMGHIPSQSILRTVEYARQNGSTSFGVIAPEGEYGDQASAAVKDAVREFGGSLVATETYARGNTSIISAAQRLKQRGGFDTVLIADGARLAALAAGELNPRGAGTAKILGTELLSGEAGVTRTSALRSTLFSAVSDSRFKRFSDSYNSRFGGQPYRISTLGYDGVLLTLRVARDWRVGSTFPIAELRSDEGFLGLDGAFRFRRNGVIERAMEVREIQDGKVVIVSPAPATF encoded by the coding sequence ATGAACCGTATTAAGTTGACCAGCATGAAGCTTGACCGGCGCAAATTATTTGTCGCTGGCGCCACGATCCTTCTTGCCGGTTGTAAGGTTATTCCAGGCGGTCCGGTTGCGACAACGACCGGTCCTGTTGCCACCCCAACACCGGAACCGAGCGCCACGGCGCTGCCAACCGACGAGACACGCCACCGCATTGCGCTGTTGGTGCCGCTGTCGGGCGATAATGGTGCGGTTGGCAATTCGATTGCCAATGCGACGACTATGGCGATTCTCGATACCAACGCCAGCAATCTGCGGATTACCACCTATGACACAGCTGGCGGCGCGCGCTCGGCTGCGCGCAAGGCCATTGCAGAGGGGAACAAGTTGATCCTTGGCCCCTTGATGGCAAATAATGTGCCCAATGTTCTGGCAGAGGCGCGGCCTGCCAATGTGCCGTTGATTTCGTTCTCCAACGACACCAGCGTGGCTGGCCCCGATGTCTTTGTGATGGGCCATATCCCCAGCCAATCCATATTGCGGACGGTAGAATACGCCCGCCAAAACGGTTCCACGAGTTTCGGCGTGATCGCCCCTGAGGGCGAATATGGCGATCAAGCTTCAGCAGCAGTGAAAGATGCGGTTCGCGAATTTGGCGGGTCTTTGGTAGCGACGGAAACCTATGCACGCGGCAACACATCGATCATCAGCGCGGCGCAGCGGCTGAAGCAACGCGGCGGGTTTGATACAGTGCTGATTGCAGACGGGGCACGGCTTGCGGCGCTTGCGGCAGGCGAACTTAATCCGCGCGGCGCAGGCACAGCGAAGATTTTGGGTACCGAACTGCTCAGCGGAGAGGCTGGGGTCACGCGAACTAGCGCACTTCGCAGCACGTTATTCTCGGCGGTTTCTGATTCCCGCTTCAAGCGCTTTTCCGACAGCTATAATTCACGATTCGGAGGGCAACCTTACCGTATTTCGACGCTCGGCTATGACGGCGTTTTACTTACATTGCGCGTCGCTCGTGATTGGCGGGTGGGCAGCACATTCCCGATTGCCGAATTGCGCAGCGATGAGGGATTCCTCGGGCTTGACGGTGCATTCCGCTTCCGCCGCAACGGAGTGATCGAGCGCGCAATGGAAGTGCGCGAGATTCAGGATGGCAAAGTCGTGATTGTCTCCCCTGCCCCTGCTACATTCTGA